One Lepus europaeus isolate LE1 chromosome X, mLepTim1.pri, whole genome shotgun sequence genomic window carries:
- the LOC133753650 gene encoding protein FAM47E-like: MADRRAPQWPFVLEPMPPGMTCKRCCKAKLPSKCLANHKSKFLKFSTSLDSRRWVFVKEGLDDFRKGCPPCEGMVTRGPKEAFLPVISHRVPRPAPAKRKLPSKAGLFPTLSQAQLARKAFVEDMEAQLTKHPLASYPNLEEDLPADLLLKVLEELDPERKLEDTWAYCKGNREKPKTPIKVSKRRISRAFLEPLKAPASHPDKLRQRSSIYELHEGTVLRAVVPRMVCDFCKWAAASGYQDIDEDYVIQQFTISHKWKPGFKDYCMVNVHDVHPELKHVTELHQRDEMKCSTDELGWETQLQETPEIWKTTRVKMKYGAWYLKTKLWKKLMSNEPLIDPKIILEAERERMKPDIIDDLYGTIAFKDFILSRGYSMPHILEKLFTRKGWDYESVKTPISKVTRIHLKLGERTEEDDMTILQ, from the coding sequence ATGGCGGACCGGAGGGCGCCACAGTGGCCCTTTGTACTGGAGCCGATGCCTCCAGGCATGACTTGCAAGCGCTGTTGCAAGGCCAAACTACCTTCCAAGTGTTTGGCAAACCACAAGAGCAAGTTTCTGAAGTTCTCCACATCCTTGGACAGCAGGCGCTGGGTATTCGTGAAAGAGGGGCTCGATGACTTCAGGAAAGGCTGTCCGCCTTGCGAGGGTATGGTCACTCGCGGCCCGAAGGAGGCCTTTCTCCCTGTGATTTCTCACCGAGTTCCCCGACCTGCCCCTGCAAAGAGAAAGCTGCCCTCGAAAGCAGGCCTGTTTCCCACGCTCTCGCAGGCCCAGCTGGCACGCAAGGCTTTTGTAGAGGACATGGAAGCGCAACTGACAAAGCATCCTTTGGCTAGCTACCCAAATCTGGAGGAAGATCTACCTGCAGATCTCTTACTGAAGGTGCTGGAAGAGCTGGACCCTGAGAGGAAGCTGGAGGACACCTGGGCTTATTGTAAGGGCAACAGGGAAAAACCCAAGACGCCCATAAAGGTTTCTAAGCGCCGCATTTCAAGAGCCTTCTTGGAGCCTCTCAAGGCGCCTGCTTCACATCCAGACAAGTTACGTCAAAGGTCAAGCATATATGAATTGCATGAGGGCACTGTTCTTCGTGCAGTTGTACCGAGAATGGTCTGTGACTTTTGCAAATGGGCGGCTGCTTCCGGGTACCAAGACATTGATGAAGACTACGTGATCCAACAGTTTACCATCAGCCATAAGTGGAAACCAGGCTTTAAAGACTACTGCATGGTGAATGTACACGATGTTCATCCAGAACTAAAGCACGTCACAGAGCTCCATCAAAGAGATGAAATGAAATGCTCCACAGACGAGCTAGGCTGGGAAACTCAACTCCAGGAAACGCCAGAGATTTGGAAGACAACCAGGGTGAAGATGAAATATGGAGCATGGTACCTGAAGACCAAGTTGTGGAAAAAGCTAATGAGTAATGAACCTTTGATTGATCCTAAGATCATCCTTGAAGCTGAACGAGAGAGGATGAAACCAGACATTATTGATGATCTTTATGGAACAATTGCCTTTAAGGATTTCATTCTAAGCAGGGGCTACAGCATGCCCCATATCCTGGAGAAGTTGTTCACTAGGAAGGGATGGGATTATGAATCTGTCAAGACCCCTATATCTAAAGTTACCAGAATCCACTTAAAACTAGGAGAACGTACAGAGGAAGATGATATGACAATTCTCCAGTGA